A region of Pseudoalteromonas aliena SW19 DNA encodes the following proteins:
- a CDS encoding cell division protein ZapC domain-containing protein: MLQASKQWQWIACADKNRLLLDLNDDMQLCTPYKLRLLTDSVFKNPYFSVEDAAFYEQVYNYLVGFNVWSPAKICQISLNATAVKYHLKPVLAKSWFFKEYTGSDPSVEAIVKLTSKAQSGDFLIVEHCPDASICLNLSEDFKLDENLSLTQFEVIRILNNRVHPILNQQYQSQTA; the protein is encoded by the coding sequence ATGTTACAAGCATCAAAGCAATGGCAATGGATTGCTTGTGCCGATAAAAATCGCTTACTGCTTGATTTAAATGACGATATGCAGTTGTGCACCCCCTATAAACTAAGGTTATTAACCGACTCTGTATTTAAAAACCCTTACTTTAGCGTGGAGGATGCCGCGTTTTACGAGCAAGTTTATAACTATTTAGTAGGCTTTAACGTGTGGAGTCCTGCAAAAATATGCCAAATATCACTTAATGCAACTGCAGTAAAATACCATTTAAAGCCAGTTTTAGCTAAAAGTTGGTTTTTTAAAGAGTATACTGGCTCAGATCCTAGTGTTGAAGCGATTGTAAAATTAACATCTAAAGCACAATCGGGTGATTTTCTTATTGTGGAGCATTGCCCTGATGCTTCTATTTGTTTAAACCTGAGTGAGGACTTTAAACTGGATGAAAATTTATCATTAACGCAGTTTGAAGTTATCCGTATTTTGAATAACCGCGTACACCCTATCTTAAATCAGCAATATCAAAGCCAAACCGCCTAA
- the lpoB gene encoding penicillin-binding protein activator LpoB, with protein MIISKKYKTASTYALVGLSALVLSGCANKAVVSYGDAQAVETTDINFGSTDLQKVASQMTDSLLSSPVVGTMTANKRPVVFVERIKNKTSEHIDTESITDSISTQMLRSGKFRFVDMSRVESVREQLTFQNEDALVNPATAVAFGKQIGAQFMLYGNLSSIVKSNADKSDVYYKFTMRLMDMESGLIEWADETEIRKTKEKSTFGW; from the coding sequence ATGATCATCAGTAAAAAGTATAAAACAGCATCTACTTACGCTTTAGTTGGCTTAAGTGCCTTGGTATTAAGCGGCTGTGCAAACAAAGCCGTAGTCAGTTATGGAGATGCACAAGCGGTAGAAACAACCGATATTAACTTTGGCTCGACAGACTTACAGAAAGTGGCGAGTCAAATGACAGACTCATTGCTAAGCTCGCCAGTAGTTGGCACTATGACAGCGAATAAACGCCCTGTTGTGTTTGTTGAGCGTATTAAAAACAAAACCAGTGAGCACATTGATACAGAATCAATCACCGATTCAATCTCTACTCAGATGCTTCGCAGCGGTAAATTCCGCTTTGTTGATATGAGTCGTGTCGAGTCTGTACGTGAGCAGTTAACATTCCAAAACGAAGACGCCCTTGTTAATCCAGCAACAGCTGTAGCGTTTGGTAAGCAGATTGGTGCGCAATTTATGTTATACGGAAACTTATCAAGCATTGTTAAATCAAATGCCGACAAGTCCGACGTTTACTACAAATTTACAATGCGTTTAATGGACATGGAAAGCGGCCTTATAGAGTGGGCAGACGAAACTGAAATTCGTAAAACAAAAGAAAAATCAACCTTTGGCTGGTAG
- a CDS encoding glutaredoxin family protein — MAKWVLYHTDGCHLCEQAEQLITEVLSDTSGLLLIDIMSDEQLIAEYQISIPVLKSEHGEQLFWPFTSHSVREFLAQTE; from the coding sequence ATGGCTAAATGGGTTTTATATCACACGGATGGTTGCCACTTGTGCGAACAAGCTGAGCAACTTATCACTGAGGTACTTAGTGATACTAGTGGGTTATTACTAATCGATATTATGAGCGATGAGCAGCTTATAGCTGAGTATCAAATCAGTATTCCTGTATTAAAAAGTGAACATGGCGAACAGTTGTTTTGGCCTTTTACCTCACACAGTGTGCGTGAATTTTTAGCGCAAACAGAATAA
- a CDS encoding YcfL family protein — protein sequence MKYIAPLLAALVLSACSSRPVTSGISVEQHQNSFSDQLRVDNPNLAKKLAITDVKTRQTNQLTDVVVTLSSNYKKSQYLQYQFNWFDKDGFIIKGNHSPWQALTLFGFAKTQLPGLAPSPDAVTFSLAVREVSTKSQEFKD from the coding sequence ATGAAATACATCGCGCCATTATTAGCAGCCTTAGTGCTCAGTGCATGTTCAAGTAGACCCGTTACATCAGGTATCTCTGTTGAACAACATCAAAACTCATTTAGTGATCAACTCCGTGTTGATAATCCAAATTTAGCTAAAAAGCTCGCTATCACTGATGTAAAAACTCGCCAAACGAACCAGTTAACCGACGTGGTCGTTACGCTTTCTAGCAATTATAAAAAGTCTCAATACTTGCAATATCAATTCAATTGGTTTGATAAAGATGGCTTTATTATCAAAGGCAATCATTCGCCTTGGCAGGCACTTACTTTATTTGGTTTTGCAAAAACACAATTACCGGGCTTAGCACCAAGTCCAGATGCGGTCACCTTTTCATTAGCAGTAAGAGAAGTCTCAACCAAGTCACAAGAATTCAAAGATTAA
- a CDS encoding COG3014 family protein, with product MRRSIILSFSFILSGCSTIGFSDLFNDYATQMTPVRNAIENNNIEEARSLIAKNNTTHSSYLLNQLEQARLDDFAKRADDAQNKFENVYKQMQSKRAAAKIQVSAGLEQSNALFTNDSVITYVPPAYEMSMLHSYKALNYVYKNDVESALVEIRRANKVQVDALVENDKDVDSIAKEAQRHYPSMNNITRKIKNGFQNAYTFYLSALLYQSAKQYDDAYIDYKKALAIEPNNIYLQRDVMRLAKKQGFEQDLNEFKQRFSDAPSMAANQGEVIVLFEQGLVPKQDEFKLRLPIYTSRDDMRFYSLAIPVYKDNAYVRLVNNINIDTQNLALSPLVHIEALAAKTLEDAIPAKVARQVLRLIAKEKVRAELARSAGDVGNILANIYNLASEQADTRSWLTLPNQISVARDTLNVGVHSLYVGTHAPINFTVSKQRLTLIYLTSVNNYFNYHVVQL from the coding sequence GTGCGCCGCAGTATTATTTTAAGCTTTAGTTTTATTTTAAGTGGTTGTAGCACCATAGGTTTTAGTGATCTATTTAATGACTACGCAACTCAAATGACACCAGTAAGAAACGCGATCGAGAATAATAATATCGAAGAAGCACGCTCTCTTATTGCTAAAAATAACACCACGCACAGTAGTTATTTACTTAATCAATTAGAGCAAGCACGCTTAGATGATTTTGCTAAGCGCGCTGATGATGCACAAAACAAGTTCGAAAACGTATACAAACAAATGCAGAGCAAGCGTGCAGCAGCAAAAATACAAGTCAGTGCAGGGCTTGAGCAAAGTAACGCATTATTTACTAACGACTCAGTTATTACCTACGTCCCTCCCGCTTACGAAATGAGCATGCTACACAGTTATAAAGCACTTAACTATGTGTATAAAAACGACGTTGAAAGCGCTTTAGTCGAAATTCGCCGAGCAAATAAGGTACAAGTGGATGCGCTTGTTGAAAATGATAAAGACGTTGATTCAATAGCAAAAGAAGCGCAACGGCACTATCCAAGTATGAATAATATAACGAGAAAGATAAAAAATGGCTTTCAAAACGCTTATACCTTTTACTTATCTGCTTTGCTATATCAAAGCGCTAAACAATACGACGATGCTTATATTGATTATAAAAAAGCACTCGCAATTGAGCCAAATAATATTTATTTACAACGCGACGTAATGCGCCTTGCAAAAAAACAAGGGTTTGAGCAAGATTTAAACGAGTTTAAACAACGTTTTAGTGATGCACCTAGCATGGCTGCAAATCAAGGCGAAGTTATTGTTTTATTTGAACAAGGTTTAGTTCCAAAGCAAGATGAATTTAAATTACGTCTACCAATTTATACATCACGTGACGATATGCGCTTTTACAGCCTAGCAATACCTGTGTACAAAGATAATGCCTATGTTCGTCTCGTCAATAATATAAATATAGATACACAAAATTTAGCACTTAGCCCTTTGGTACATATTGAGGCGCTGGCTGCAAAAACATTAGAGGATGCAATACCTGCAAAAGTAGCTCGTCAAGTATTGCGATTAATTGCGAAAGAAAAGGTGCGTGCGGAGCTTGCACGCAGTGCTGGTGATGTAGGTAATATACTAGCCAATATTTATAATTTAGCATCTGAGCAAGCCGATACTCGTAGCTGGCTTACGCTTCCGAATCAAATTAGTGTCGCCCGTGACACACTTAACGTGGGCGTACATTCATTATATGTAGGTACACACGCACCTATAAATTTTACCGTTAGTAAGCAAAGGTTAACATTAATTTACTTAACCTCTGTTAATAATTACTTTAACTACCATGTAGTTCAACTTTAG
- a CDS encoding DUF3466 family protein — protein sequence MKYKLLAASVLATLSTSAMSATYQLSELGTLEGAKHSYISDVSKNGHIIGFANGVYKLPIDISYIDFTESVIKTAYSNEKKAFEESDKVITFTLDDIENKDAINTNPDAHSFMVRFLSSLSNNFEYQKLSSLVAVNFKDTNVIEQPLFDIAAVDYDGLTQSTTNVYNAVSEDGVTVGWGSAPYDKVSFTPDGEDEAESWFTHEFIERGIVVSADGVRVPLTPEFNEYGGTSRANDIVKTANGYTVVGSVSTSIPDDRQDNINDSCDNEDEPTSVCINLLNTKIARGLFNKRAVKWELDNSLNITSVEQLGLALTPDEGETEDDAFTSTAFAINANGTIVGSSNIRYDNNNDIIITMPVYFKGGKAVSFLEQENDSIQSGKAVAVNDNDVITGYATKVIENTRRNKFFYHDIKTGNTVFPTGYFNSSSSFGNDINNKGYIVGEGEVGTTDSARRKQAFVYKIGDDKVTNLNDLLPCFEADGETAYAYTMAEAKVINENNEIFGVATKTVEKRNSLGGIVTDIDGKTEFESVAVAVKLTPLVDGTVESCAPPEVEVYERNSASFPWYALLLLPLVGVRRLFRF from the coding sequence ATGAAATATAAATTACTCGCTGCCAGTGTTTTAGCGACCCTGAGCACATCAGCAATGAGCGCAACGTATCAACTAAGCGAATTAGGCACACTCGAAGGCGCTAAACATTCTTATATAAGCGATGTGAGTAAAAATGGCCATATTATCGGTTTTGCAAACGGTGTTTACAAGCTGCCGATAGATATTAGCTATATTGATTTTACAGAAAGTGTAATAAAAACGGCTTATAGTAATGAGAAAAAAGCTTTCGAAGAAAGCGATAAAGTAATCACATTTACGCTGGATGATATTGAAAATAAAGATGCCATTAATACTAACCCAGATGCCCACAGTTTCATGGTTAGATTTTTATCATCACTTTCAAATAACTTTGAATACCAAAAGCTTAGCTCTTTGGTTGCAGTCAATTTTAAAGATACCAATGTAATAGAGCAGCCACTATTTGATATCGCTGCTGTTGATTATGATGGCCTAACCCAGTCCACTACCAATGTTTATAACGCAGTAAGTGAAGATGGTGTTACGGTTGGCTGGGGAAGCGCGCCTTATGATAAAGTGTCATTTACACCTGATGGTGAAGACGAGGCTGAAAGCTGGTTTACCCATGAATTTATTGAACGAGGGATCGTTGTTAGTGCTGATGGAGTGCGCGTACCTCTGACACCTGAATTTAATGAATATGGCGGGACAAGCCGCGCAAACGATATTGTAAAAACAGCAAACGGCTATACTGTTGTTGGTAGCGTATCTACAAGTATTCCAGACGACAGACAAGATAATATCAATGATAGTTGTGATAATGAAGATGAGCCAACATCAGTCTGCATTAACTTATTAAATACCAAGATTGCAAGAGGGTTGTTTAATAAACGCGCAGTTAAGTGGGAGCTAGATAATTCATTGAATATAACTTCTGTTGAACAGCTTGGCTTAGCACTTACTCCAGATGAAGGCGAAACTGAAGATGATGCTTTTACAAGTACAGCTTTTGCTATTAATGCAAATGGCACTATCGTTGGTTCTTCAAATATTCGTTATGACAATAATAATGACATAATTATAACAATGCCGGTATATTTTAAAGGTGGTAAGGCTGTTTCTTTTTTAGAGCAAGAGAATGATTCCATCCAATCCGGCAAAGCAGTAGCCGTTAATGACAATGACGTCATTACAGGTTACGCAACGAAAGTTATTGAAAATACTCGCCGTAATAAGTTTTTCTATCATGATATAAAAACAGGCAACACTGTTTTTCCAACAGGTTATTTTAATAGCTCTAGCTCTTTCGGTAACGATATAAACAACAAAGGTTATATTGTTGGTGAAGGCGAAGTAGGTACTACTGATAGTGCTCGACGTAAACAAGCATTTGTCTATAAAATTGGTGATGATAAAGTTACGAATCTTAATGACTTATTGCCGTGTTTTGAAGCGGATGGTGAAACGGCGTACGCTTATACTATGGCAGAAGCTAAAGTTATTAACGAAAATAATGAAATATTTGGCGTAGCGACTAAAACGGTTGAAAAACGTAATTCTTTAGGTGGTATTGTTACTGATATTGACGGTAAAACTGAATTTGAAAGCGTAGCGGTTGCTGTAAAGCTTACACCATTAGTGGATGGAACAGTAGAGAGTTGTGCTCCTCCTGAGGTAGAAGTTTATGAGCGTAATTCAGCGAGCTTTCCTTGGTATGCATTACTGTTATTACCACTAGTTGGCGTAAGACGACTTTTCCGCTTTTAG
- a CDS encoding outer membrane lipoprotein — translation MKVITVLMCTLLSVSAPTFAKYERNKAVPVQQVLFGDVKSVRNITDQEIIQDKNNGWETFGGALLGGVIGNQFGGGSGRTVATILGSVIGGSVAHNKQQRNHYQQNHFVELLIQVESGEQFMVVQDQDQSMRFSKGDNVRLVYLNDNTVRVDKAY, via the coding sequence ATGAAAGTAATTACTGTATTAATGTGTACTTTATTATCGGTAAGCGCACCTACTTTTGCTAAATATGAACGCAATAAAGCGGTGCCCGTACAACAAGTTCTATTTGGGGATGTCAAGTCGGTGCGTAATATTACCGATCAAGAAATCATCCAAGATAAAAATAACGGATGGGAAACATTTGGTGGTGCATTGTTAGGTGGGGTTATTGGGAATCAGTTCGGTGGCGGAAGCGGTCGAACTGTCGCGACAATACTTGGCTCAGTTATTGGTGGCAGTGTCGCACATAATAAACAACAGAGAAATCACTACCAACAAAATCACTTTGTGGAGTTATTGATACAGGTTGAAAGTGGCGAGCAGTTTATGGTCGTTCAAGATCAAGACCAGTCAATGCGTTTTAGCAAAGGCGACAACGTTAGGCTAGTGTATTTAAATGACAATACCGTGCGTGTTGATAAAGCCTACTAA
- the rlmKL gene encoding bifunctional 23S rRNA (guanine(2069)-N(7))-methyltransferase RlmK/23S rRNA (guanine(2445)-N(2))-methyltransferase RlmL — protein sequence MQFIALTSIGIENLLVDELTELGATVSKQTVGSVRFEADSLLAQKVCLSSRFATRVLMLIEEKEGVDDKSSLYNFARSQPWQEWFGPTQTFAVDFNGTNDSLKNTQFSGLVIKDAIVDYFNDLFEQRPNVDKQDANVRVVARLNRYGVSMYIDYSGPRLSERGYRQGQGKAPIKEHLAAALIKRSGWLENVKQPLFDPCCGAGTILIEAAGMARNEAPGLFREGFAFERLPSFRAAKFKELKEELLANITDPKLWLIGHDYDEQVLSKAIDNAKRAELDDVIKFKQSDATKLTAVAKLPGVVISNLPYGERIGSMAELVDLHRNLGVGFKKHFNHWKLALLGMDESLFKLLKLVRLKRYKFKNGPLDVELNLYQLDDKQVSLTTDDKKALNFEGSTSFANRLKKNKHGLKNWLKQNKVDAYRVYEADIPEYNVAVDIYGDSAVIFEYAAPKEIDEKTSEKRLQDVISLTSQQLEIAPENIAVKVRKKQKGEDQYTAMSKQNRTMVVEEFGAKFKVNLFDYLDTGLFLDHRLMRRYIQENAKDKRFLNLFAYTGTASVHAALGGAKAITTVDLSKTYLKWGQDNFDLNGINNTRYRFEQADCLKWLEHATAQYDLIFLDPPTFSNSKRMKDAFDVQSDHIKLLTWVKKILSPSGTLIFSNNKRGFVMDEVGLIGLGLKAVNISDKTLSPDFKRNKKIHNSWLITHG from the coding sequence TTGCAATTTATCGCACTTACTTCTATCGGAATCGAAAATTTATTGGTTGATGAACTAACAGAGCTTGGCGCAACGGTGTCTAAGCAAACTGTGGGTTCAGTTCGTTTTGAGGCTGACTCATTACTAGCGCAAAAGGTTTGTTTATCAAGTCGTTTTGCTACGCGTGTGCTTATGCTTATTGAAGAAAAAGAAGGCGTAGATGACAAAAGTAGCCTGTACAACTTTGCGCGTTCGCAGCCATGGCAAGAATGGTTTGGACCAACGCAAACATTCGCAGTTGACTTCAATGGCACAAATGATTCATTAAAAAATACACAGTTTTCTGGTCTTGTAATTAAAGATGCGATAGTTGATTACTTTAATGATTTATTCGAACAGCGCCCAAATGTAGATAAGCAAGATGCTAACGTACGTGTTGTTGCACGTTTAAATCGTTATGGTGTATCAATGTATATTGATTACTCTGGCCCCCGCTTATCTGAACGTGGCTACCGTCAAGGTCAAGGTAAAGCACCGATTAAAGAACATTTAGCAGCCGCTCTAATTAAGCGCAGTGGTTGGCTTGAAAATGTAAAACAGCCTTTATTTGATCCATGTTGTGGTGCGGGGACTATTTTAATTGAAGCTGCTGGTATGGCACGAAATGAAGCACCGGGCTTGTTCCGTGAAGGTTTTGCTTTTGAGCGTTTGCCGAGCTTTAGAGCCGCCAAATTTAAAGAACTAAAAGAAGAGTTACTTGCTAATATTACCGATCCTAAATTGTGGTTAATTGGTCACGATTACGATGAGCAAGTGTTAAGTAAAGCTATTGATAATGCAAAACGTGCTGAGCTTGATGACGTTATTAAATTTAAACAAAGCGATGCAACCAAACTGACTGCAGTTGCTAAGTTACCAGGTGTGGTCATTTCAAACTTACCGTATGGTGAGCGTATTGGCTCTATGGCTGAACTTGTAGACTTACACCGTAATTTAGGTGTTGGCTTTAAAAAGCATTTTAATCACTGGAAACTTGCCCTACTAGGCATGGATGAGAGCTTATTTAAACTTTTAAAACTAGTTCGCCTTAAGCGTTATAAGTTTAAAAATGGCCCGCTTGACGTTGAACTTAACTTATATCAATTAGATGATAAGCAAGTAAGCCTAACGACAGATGACAAAAAAGCACTTAATTTTGAAGGCTCAACGTCATTTGCAAATCGTTTAAAAAAGAATAAACACGGTTTAAAAAATTGGCTTAAACAAAATAAAGTGGATGCTTACCGAGTATATGAAGCGGATATCCCTGAATACAATGTTGCTGTGGATATTTACGGTGATTCAGCGGTTATTTTTGAATACGCGGCGCCTAAAGAAATCGATGAAAAAACCTCAGAAAAACGCCTGCAAGATGTAATCAGTTTAACGTCTCAACAGCTTGAAATTGCCCCAGAAAATATTGCTGTAAAAGTGCGTAAAAAACAAAAGGGTGAAGATCAATATACGGCAATGTCTAAACAAAACCGTACTATGGTTGTTGAAGAATTTGGCGCTAAGTTTAAAGTCAATTTATTTGATTATTTAGACACTGGATTGTTTTTAGATCACCGTTTAATGCGTCGTTACATTCAAGAAAATGCCAAAGATAAACGCTTTTTAAACTTGTTTGCTTACACGGGTACAGCGTCTGTGCATGCAGCCTTAGGTGGCGCTAAAGCCATTACTACCGTTGATTTATCAAAGACCTACTTAAAATGGGGCCAAGATAACTTTGATTTAAATGGTATTAATAATACACGTTACCGTTTTGAACAAGCAGACTGCTTAAAATGGTTAGAACATGCAACCGCGCAATACGATTTAATATTTTTAGATCCGCCGACTTTCTCTAATTCAAAGCGTATGAAAGATGCATTTGATGTGCAAAGTGATCATATTAAATTATTAACCTGGGTTAAAAAGATTTTAAGCCCATCGGGTACGTTAATTTTCTCTAATAACAAACGTGGCTTTGTGATGGATGAAGTCGGGCTGATCGGTTTAGGTTTAAAAGCCGTTAATATTTCAGATAAAACATTATCACCCGATTTTAAGCGCAATAAAAAAATCCATAATAGCTGGTTAATTACGCATGGCTAA
- the uup gene encoding ATP-binding cassette ATPase Uup, which produces MDLIRILKAQLAFGTHALLNKADAVIESGERVCVVGRNGAGKSTLLKVLDGQVVLDDGEINQLGGIRISRLEQDPPKGASGTVFDYVAQGMPEIANLLIDFHHVSNELQTECNDKLLNKLERLSNQLEAADGWRFDSRIQLVLTQLELTPDAKLESLSGGWLRKVALARALVSEPDLLLLDEPTNHLDMASVMWLEQFLKEFKGGIVFISHDRAFIRAVATRILDLDRGKLISYPGDYATYLEQKAHDLKVEEAQNALFDKRLAEEETWIRQGVKARRTRNEGRVRELKQLRTERKQRVDQVGKTDFNIETADRSGKLVFEAKNLCHAFKDKVIVNDFSTLVMRGDRIGLVGPNGIGKTTLLKLMFGDLVPDNGITKQGVNLEFAYFDQYREKLDEEATVQDNVAEGKQEVMMGGRSRHVLGYLQDFLFPPARARTPVKALSGGEKNRLLLAKLFLKPSNILVLDEPTNDLDIETLELLEDIINQYQGTVLIVSHDREFIDNTCSSVWAFEGNGKVTDIVGGYSDYEAYVSYLAEQEKQTPQLTKKTEKSAPVTSVKVESKGNKLTYKLKLELEQLPNKMEQLEVDIETQQAVVSDVDFFKQNSDVTTKALNHLAQLESDLEAALERWEELEELQNQ; this is translated from the coding sequence ATGGATTTAATTAGAATTTTAAAAGCACAACTTGCCTTTGGTACACACGCCTTGTTGAACAAAGCTGATGCTGTAATTGAAAGTGGCGAGCGAGTGTGTGTGGTTGGCAGAAATGGCGCGGGTAAATCAACGTTATTAAAAGTACTTGATGGCCAAGTTGTTTTAGATGATGGTGAAATAAATCAGCTTGGCGGAATACGAATTTCACGCTTAGAGCAAGATCCACCAAAAGGTGCAAGTGGAACAGTATTTGATTACGTTGCGCAAGGTATGCCAGAAATTGCTAATTTACTCATTGATTTTCACCATGTAAGTAATGAGTTACAAACAGAGTGTAATGATAAGTTATTAAACAAACTTGAGCGTTTATCAAACCAATTAGAAGCTGCGGATGGCTGGCGCTTTGATAGCCGAATTCAATTAGTATTAACTCAATTAGAGTTAACACCAGACGCTAAACTCGAGTCTCTTTCAGGTGGTTGGTTACGTAAGGTGGCACTTGCTCGTGCACTTGTTAGTGAGCCTGATTTATTACTTCTTGATGAGCCAACAAACCACTTAGACATGGCAAGTGTTATGTGGCTTGAGCAGTTTTTAAAAGAATTTAAAGGCGGTATTGTATTTATATCGCATGACCGTGCGTTTATTCGTGCTGTTGCTACGCGTATTTTAGATTTGGATCGCGGTAAACTTATATCCTATCCTGGTGATTACGCGACTTATTTAGAACAAAAAGCGCATGATTTAAAAGTTGAAGAAGCTCAAAATGCATTGTTCGATAAACGTTTAGCAGAAGAAGAAACATGGATCCGACAGGGTGTTAAAGCACGTAGAACGCGTAACGAAGGACGTGTTAGGGAGTTAAAGCAGCTTCGTACCGAGCGCAAACAACGTGTTGATCAAGTAGGTAAAACTGACTTTAATATCGAAACGGCAGATCGCTCTGGTAAGTTAGTGTTTGAAGCTAAAAATTTATGTCATGCATTCAAAGACAAAGTCATTGTAAATGACTTCTCTACACTTGTTATGCGCGGTGACCGTATAGGTTTAGTTGGCCCAAATGGGATTGGTAAAACAACCCTATTAAAATTAATGTTCGGCGATTTAGTGCCAGATAATGGCATAACTAAACAAGGTGTTAATTTAGAGTTCGCTTACTTTGACCAATATCGTGAAAAGTTAGATGAAGAAGCAACAGTACAAGATAACGTTGCTGAAGGTAAACAAGAAGTGATGATGGGTGGTCGCTCACGTCATGTTTTAGGTTATTTACAAGACTTTTTATTCCCGCCAGCACGTGCTCGAACCCCTGTTAAAGCACTCTCTGGTGGTGAAAAAAACAGATTACTATTAGCTAAATTGTTTTTAAAACCGTCTAATATACTTGTTCTCGATGAGCCAACGAATGACTTGGATATTGAAACACTTGAGTTATTAGAGGACATAATTAATCAATACCAAGGTACAGTGCTGATTGTAAGCCATGACCGTGAGTTTATTGATAATACGTGTTCAAGTGTTTGGGCATTTGAAGGAAATGGTAAAGTAACTGATATAGTAGGTGGTTACAGTGACTATGAAGCTTATGTTAGCTACTTAGCAGAGCAAGAGAAACAAACACCGCAGCTAACAAAAAAGACTGAAAAATCGGCACCGGTGACGTCTGTAAAAGTAGAGAGTAAAGGAAATAAACTAACGTACAAATTAAAACTTGAATTAGAACAACTGCCTAATAAAATGGAACAACTTGAAGTTGATATTGAAACTCAACAAGCTGTTGTTAGTGACGTTGACTTTTTCAAGCAAAACAGTGATGTAACAACGAAAGCGTTGAACCATTTAGCACAACTTGAGTCTGACCTTGAAGCCGCCCTAGAGCGCTGGGAAGAACTTGAAGAATTACAGAATCAGTAG
- the pyrD gene encoding quinone-dependent dihydroorotate dehydrogenase yields MFYDLARRFMFTRDAEWAHEFALNNLRRFAHTPLKAAWSQNVADKPVNFLGLEFKNPVGLAAGLDKNAECIGAFSQMGFGFIEVGTVTPRPQIGNDKPRIFRLPESNAIINRMGFNNKGVDNLVANVKAAKYNGILGINIGKNKDTPNEQGKDDYIHCMRKVFEHASYITVNISSPNTPGLRDLQYGAALDDLLQSLKNEQLDLIAKYNKQVPMLVKIAPDLDQIQIEQVSESLINNKIDGVIATNTTLERSAVIGQQYADEAGGLSGHPVKERSTHVVSELKRLTHGQLPIIGVGGIDDALSAKEKINAGADLVQIYTGFIYKGPQLVKSIVNGL; encoded by the coding sequence ATGTTTTATGATTTAGCTCGCCGGTTTATGTTCACTCGTGATGCAGAGTGGGCCCATGAGTTTGCCCTCAATAATCTTCGTCGCTTTGCACACACCCCTTTAAAAGCCGCATGGTCACAAAATGTTGCAGACAAGCCTGTTAATTTTTTAGGCCTTGAATTTAAAAACCCAGTGGGACTTGCAGCAGGGCTTGATAAAAACGCTGAGTGTATTGGTGCCTTTAGCCAAATGGGCTTTGGCTTTATTGAAGTAGGTACCGTTACACCTCGTCCTCAAATAGGAAATGATAAGCCGCGTATCTTTAGGTTGCCAGAGTCAAATGCGATTATCAATAGAATGGGTTTTAATAATAAAGGTGTTGATAACTTAGTCGCCAATGTAAAAGCGGCAAAATACAATGGCATACTAGGCATTAATATTGGCAAAAATAAAGACACACCGAATGAACAAGGTAAGGATGACTATATTCATTGCATGCGCAAAGTATTTGAACATGCTTCGTACATCACAGTGAATATTTCATCGCCCAATACCCCAGGCCTTCGTGATCTGCAGTACGGTGCGGCGCTGGATGATTTATTACAAAGTTTGAAAAATGAACAGTTAGATTTAATCGCAAAATATAATAAGCAAGTCCCCATGCTTGTCAAAATTGCGCCCGATCTGGATCAGATCCAAATTGAGCAAGTAAGTGAGTCTTTGATTAACAACAAAATTGATGGTGTTATTGCCACTAATACCACGTTAGAGCGAAGCGCAGTGATTGGTCAGCAATATGCTGATGAAGCGGGTGGGTTATCAGGACACCCAGTAAAAGAGCGCTCTACGCACGTGGTAAGTGAGTTAAAACGTTTAACTCACGGGCAACTACCAATAATAGGGGTAGGTGGTATTGATGATGCGCTATCGGCAAAGGAAAAAATAAATGCCGGAGCAGATTTAGTGCAAATTTACACCGGATTTATTTATAAAGGACCGCAATTGGTAAAATCAATTGTAAATGGCTTATAA